One stretch of Siphonobacter curvatus DNA includes these proteins:
- a CDS encoding vWA domain-containing protein, with product MLGHRFSEFVPDIQQNSQQAKFDQLLDIFNQLLTMTSGDVAQAMSWLTQLDKQYKLTDENYGIGDFFEDLKKKGYITEENAEGETVLTPKGEQSIRKQSLDEIFGKLKKSRSGGNHRTSHAGTGDEATSDRRTFQFGDSLEQIAMTESIRNAQINNGIGDFMMTENDLEIVDTEYKAQTSTVLMIDISHSMILYGEDRITPAKKVAMALSELIMTKYPKDTLDIIVFGNDAWQIQVKDLPYLEVGPYHTNTVAGLELAMDLLRRRKNKNKQIFMITDGKPTCLKEGIRYYKNSFGLDRKILNKTLTLAAQCRRIKIPITTFMIARDPYLQDFVRKFTETNNGRAYYSSLKGLGEFIFEDFERNRKKNVR from the coding sequence ATGCTCGGTCACCGTTTTTCCGAATTTGTACCCGACATTCAGCAGAATTCCCAGCAGGCCAAGTTTGACCAGTTGCTGGATATTTTTAATCAACTGCTCACCATGACCAGTGGCGACGTGGCTCAGGCAATGTCCTGGCTGACGCAACTCGACAAACAATACAAGCTTACCGACGAAAATTACGGCATCGGGGATTTCTTCGAAGACCTGAAAAAGAAAGGGTATATCACCGAAGAAAACGCCGAGGGCGAAACGGTACTGACGCCGAAGGGTGAACAATCCATCCGGAAACAGTCGCTCGATGAAATTTTCGGGAAACTCAAAAAATCACGTTCGGGCGGCAATCACCGGACTTCGCACGCGGGTACGGGTGATGAAGCAACGTCGGATCGCCGGACCTTCCAGTTCGGGGATTCACTCGAACAAATCGCTATGACCGAATCCATTCGGAATGCCCAGATCAACAATGGCATTGGCGATTTTATGATGACCGAGAATGACCTGGAAATCGTCGATACCGAATACAAGGCTCAAACCAGTACGGTATTGATGATCGACATCAGTCACTCGATGATTCTGTACGGGGAAGACCGGATTACGCCCGCGAAAAAAGTAGCCATGGCCCTGTCGGAACTGATTATGACGAAGTACCCCAAGGATACGCTCGACATCATCGTTTTCGGTAACGACGCCTGGCAGATTCAGGTGAAAGATCTGCCCTATCTGGAAGTGGGTCCGTACCACACCAATACCGTAGCCGGACTGGAACTGGCGATGGATTTACTCCGCCGTCGGAAGAATAAAAACAAGCAGATTTTCATGATTACGGATGGTAAACCGACCTGTTTGAAAGAAGGCATTCGCTACTATAAAAACAGCTTTGGTCTGGACCGTAAAATCCTGAATAAAACGCTGACACTGGCCGCCCAGTGTCGCCGGATTAAGATTCCAATTACCACGTTCATGATCGCCCGCGATCCGTACCTACAGGATTTCGTTCGCAAGTTTACGGAAACCAATAATGGCCGGGCCTATTACTCGAGCCTGAAAGGATTGGGTGAGTTTATTTTCGAAGATTTCGAACGGAATCGGAAGAAGAATGTACGGTAA
- a CDS encoding alanine dehydrogenase has product MSVPKTQQSGFEALAQQTLLYPQEQLAPIKTTQHSLLIGLPKEISFLDHRIALVPEAVSLLVRNGHQVILESGAGEGAQFSDHDYREAGARIVYSPEEAYAADVILKVEPATEDEYKYLKRGSTLISALTLPNRTQEYFAALNEKQITGIAFEYIEDKSGAMPIIRTMSEIAGSTVMMIAAEYLSGVHAGKGIILGGITGVPPTKVVVLGAGTVAEYATRMALGLGAQVQVFDKDMYRLQRLRYAVGQPIYTSIIHSEVLSDAIQRADVVIGAIRSEEGRSPMVVTEDMISRMRPNSVVIDVSIDQGGNFETSEMTSHKNPTFKKHGVIHYCVPNIPSRVARTASIALSNVFTPFLLKTGTLGGIEEMMFANKWFMKGVYVHNGSVTNAHIARLFNLRYKDLGLLLAARR; this is encoded by the coding sequence ATGAGCGTTCCTAAAACACAGCAATCCGGTTTTGAAGCCCTGGCTCAGCAGACGCTTTTGTATCCCCAGGAGCAGCTGGCTCCTATCAAAACCACGCAGCATTCCTTGCTGATTGGATTGCCCAAAGAAATTTCATTTCTCGATCACCGCATTGCTCTGGTTCCCGAAGCGGTTTCGTTACTGGTTCGGAATGGTCATCAGGTGATTCTGGAGAGTGGAGCAGGCGAGGGGGCTCAGTTCAGTGACCACGATTACCGCGAAGCCGGTGCTCGCATCGTCTACTCGCCCGAAGAAGCCTACGCCGCCGATGTGATTTTGAAAGTAGAGCCCGCTACGGAAGATGAATACAAATACCTGAAACGCGGCAGTACGCTGATTTCAGCCCTGACGCTTCCCAATCGCACGCAGGAGTATTTCGCAGCTCTTAATGAAAAGCAGATCACCGGGATTGCCTTCGAATACATTGAAGACAAATCCGGAGCCATGCCCATCATTCGTACCATGAGCGAAATTGCGGGGAGTACCGTGATGATGATTGCCGCCGAATACCTCAGTGGCGTACACGCAGGAAAAGGCATCATCCTGGGTGGCATTACGGGCGTTCCCCCGACCAAAGTCGTGGTATTGGGAGCGGGTACGGTGGCGGAATACGCAACCCGAATGGCTCTGGGACTGGGGGCTCAGGTACAGGTTTTTGACAAAGATATGTACCGTCTACAGCGATTGCGGTACGCGGTGGGGCAGCCCATTTATACCAGTATCATTCACTCCGAGGTGCTGTCCGATGCCATTCAGCGGGCAGACGTGGTGATTGGAGCGATCCGCAGCGAAGAAGGTCGCAGTCCGATGGTCGTGACGGAAGATATGATTTCTCGGATGCGGCCGAACTCGGTGGTAATCGACGTATCCATTGATCAGGGAGGGAATTTTGAAACCTCGGAAATGACCAGTCATAAAAATCCGACTTTTAAGAAACACGGCGTCATTCACTACTGCGTACCTAATATTCCAAGTCGCGTGGCCCGCACGGCCAGTATCGCCCTGAGCAACGTATTTACGCCTTTTCTCTTGAAAACGGGCACTTTGGGCGGTATCGAGGAAATGATGTTCGCCAATAAATGGTTTATGAAAGGGGTGTATGTGCACAACGGTTCGGTAACCAACGCCCACATCGCCCGCCTGTTCAATTTACGCTATAAAGATTTAGGTCTATTACTAGCCGCGAGAAGATGA
- a CDS encoding aminotransferase class V-fold PLP-dependent enzyme, whose translation MLTCQKPLFSLPEAIHYLNGASMSPLLKSVEEAGIQGLLRKSQPHTIHQEDYFTDVDRVRQLFGQLVHVPYERVAIIPSVSYGMAIVAKNLNARPGQHILLVADEFPSDVYAWEEVCQTQAISLKTINRTGDGKSWNEAVLNAISEETALLMIAPIHWSDGTRFDIEALSKRCRETGTRFVLDGTQAVGALPLDLTEVSVDALIVGGYKWLLGTYGMGLAYFGPAFDEGRSIEQSWINRKGSDNFRLLMAYTTEFRPGASRYSMGEQSNFIQIPMLATALEQILAWTPEAVQAYSEALVRPHVPHWQELGFWIEAEAYRSSHLFGLRHEGLDMNRLRTELERHQVYISTRGTTLRIATHVYNEAADLEALTEALSASL comes from the coding sequence ATGCTTACCTGCCAGAAACCTCTTTTTTCGCTCCCCGAAGCCATTCATTACCTCAACGGAGCATCCATGTCTCCCCTGCTTAAAAGCGTCGAAGAAGCGGGTATCCAGGGATTGTTACGCAAATCGCAACCCCACACGATTCACCAGGAAGATTACTTTACGGATGTGGACCGCGTCCGGCAACTGTTTGGACAATTGGTACACGTTCCGTACGAACGCGTCGCCATTATCCCTTCGGTTTCGTACGGAATGGCAATTGTGGCAAAGAACCTAAACGCCCGGCCCGGTCAGCACATCTTATTGGTAGCCGATGAGTTCCCCTCGGATGTATACGCCTGGGAAGAAGTTTGCCAAACACAGGCCATTTCTCTAAAAACGATTAACCGCACGGGCGACGGTAAAAGCTGGAACGAAGCCGTTTTAAATGCCATCAGCGAAGAAACCGCTTTACTGATGATCGCTCCGATACACTGGTCGGACGGAACGCGATTTGACATCGAAGCTCTCAGCAAACGCTGTCGGGAAACGGGTACCCGTTTTGTACTCGATGGTACGCAGGCCGTGGGAGCTCTGCCACTTGATCTGACTGAGGTATCGGTGGATGCTCTGATCGTCGGCGGCTACAAATGGCTGCTGGGTACATACGGGATGGGACTGGCGTATTTCGGTCCCGCCTTTGACGAAGGTCGCTCCATTGAACAAAGCTGGATTAATCGCAAAGGCAGTGATAATTTCCGCTTACTGATGGCCTATACGACAGAATTCCGGCCCGGAGCTAGTCGTTATTCCATGGGGGAACAAAGCAATTTCATCCAGATACCGATGCTGGCGACGGCTCTGGAGCAAATCCTGGCCTGGACGCCCGAAGCCGTGCAGGCGTACAGTGAGGCGTTGGTTCGTCCGCACGTGCCCCACTGGCAGGAACTGGGTTTCTGGATTGAAGCAGAGGCGTATCGAAGCTCCCACCTGTTCGGACTACGTCACGAAGGGCTGGATATGAACCGTTTGCGGACGGAGCTGGAACGCCATCAGGTATACATTTCCACGCGGGGGACTACCCTTCGTATTGCGACGCACGTTTACAACGAAGCGGCGGATCTGGAAGCCCTGACGGAAGCGTTGTCGGCCAGCCTTTGA